The genomic segment CGACCACATCGTCATCGTCGGATACGGCACCAAGGGCCGGTCCGCCGCGCAGACGCTGCTCGGCCGGGGGATTCCGGTCGGGAAGATCGTGATCGTCGACCCCAGCCCCAAGGTGATCCAGGCGGCCACCGCAGAGGGCTTCGTCGGGGTGGTGGGCGACGCCACGCGCAACGACGTGCTGCTGCGCGCCGAGGCCGAGCGCGCCAAGGAGATCGTGATCGCGGCGCAGCGCGACGACACCGCCGTGCTGGTCACCCTGACCGCGCGCCAGCTCAACAAGCGGGCGAACATCGTCGCTTCGGTGCGCGAGGAGGAGAACGCACCGCTGCTGCGGCAGTCCGGCGCCAACGCGGTGATCACGAGCTCCAGCGCCGCAGGCCGGCTGTTGGGCCTGTCGATGCTGAGCCCGAGCGTGGGGCAGGTGATGGACGACCTGATCACGTACGGCAGCGGTCTCGATCTCATCGAGCGGCCGGTCACCAAGGCGGAGGTGGGCATGGCGCCGCGGGACGTGTCCGATCTGGTCGTCTCCATCAAGCGCGGCCACCGGCTGCTGGGCTTCGACGATCCGGAAGCGGCCACGCTGCAGTTCGCCGACCGCCTGATCGCGATTCACCGTGCGGGTCCCGATCTGCCGTCCGGAGGGTAGCCTCGCGCTCATGTATGCGATCACCATCCCCGAACCCGGCGGACCCGAGGCGCTCGTCTGGGCCGAGGTCGCGGACCCCGAACCCGCCGCGGGTGAGGTCCTGGTCGAGGTCGTGGCCAGCGCCGTCAACCGTGCCGATCTGCTGCAACGTCAGGGCTTCTACGATCCGCCGCCCGGCTCGTCCGCCTACCCGGGCCTGGAGTGTTCCGGCCGGATCTCCGCGCTCGGCCCCGGTGTGTCCGGCTGGGCGGTCGGCGACGAGGTGTGCGCGCTGGTGACGGGCGGCGGCTACGCGCAGAAGGTCGTCGTGCCGGTCGGTCAGCTGCTGCCGGTGCCCAAGGGCGTCGATCTGGTGTCCGCCGCCGCGCTGCCCGAGGTCGTCTGTACGGTCTGGTCCAACGTTTTCATGGTCGGGCACCTGCGCCCCGGTGAGACGCTGCTGGTCCACGGCGGTTCGAGCGGCATCGGCACCATGGCGATCCAGCTCGCGAAGGCGGTCGGCGCCAAGGTCGCGGTGACGGCCGGCAGCGCGGAGAAGCTGGAGGCCTGCCGGAAGCTGGGCGCGGACATCCTGGTCAACTACCGCGAGCAGGACTTCACGGAGCTGGTCAGGGCGGACGTGATCCTCGACATCATGGGCGCGAAGTACCTCGAGCGGAACGTGGACGCGCTGGCGGTCAACGGCCGGCTCGTCATCATCGGTCTGCAGGGCGGCGTCAAGGGCGAGCTGAACCTCGCCACGATGCTGGTCAAGCGGGTGGCGGTCGTGGCGACCTCGCTGCGCGGGCGCCCGCTGGGTGAGAAGGCCGCGATCGTGGCCGCGGTGCGTGAGCATGTCTGGCCGCTGCTGGAGGCCGGTACGGTGCGGCCGGTCGTCGACCGTACGATCCCGATCACCGACGCCGCCGAGGCCCATCGCGTGGTGGAAGCCAGCGCGCACATCGGCAAGGTCGTCCTGACGGTCTGAGGTCGTCCGTCCCCCGACGCCCGCCCAAGATGCCGCAATTGGCGCTTCATGTGAGGCTTGTGCCACATATGAAGTCGGCGGCTGAGAGGGGCGGGCGTCTTGCGTTCGGCACCCGGTGGGCGAGTGACGGCGGCAGCCGTACTGACCGGAGCGCTTCTGCTCCTGCCGGTGGCGCCCGGGTGGGCCGCGCAGGGCCGCGCGACGGCGTCGGCAGGCGCCGGTGCCGTGTTCGCGGCTCCGCCGCCCGCGACGCCCCGGCTGCCGGAACAACCGCAGCAGCCGAAGCAGCCGAAGCAGCCGGAACAGCCGGAACAGCCGAAGCAGCCGGAACAGCCGGAACAGCCGAAGCCTCCCGTGCCTCCCGTGCCGCCCCTCCCCGGGATACCCGCGCCTCCCATGACCCCGGAGCAACCGCCGCGGCCCGGCACCACCTCGACACCGCCGAAGCCCACACCGCCGAAGCCAGCAACGCCGAAGCCCACAACGCCGAAGCCAGCAACACCGAAACCCAGCACGCCGAAGCCCGTCACGCCCCGGCCCGCCACGACGAAACCGGCCACGGCGAAGCCCGGCACGACGAAGCCCGACGGGAAGAAGCAGGGCCCGTGGCGCAAGG from the Streptomyces sp. RKAG293 genome contains:
- a CDS encoding potassium channel family protein, which encodes MFPRQTIGPLVQVSRRLAMALLVLLATVLIVYLDRGGYHDNADDSVSFLDSLYYATVTLSTTGYGDIVPYSVSARLCNVFLVTPLRVLFLIILVGTTLEVLTERTREQWRLKRWRSTLRDHIVIVGYGTKGRSAAQTLLGRGIPVGKIVIVDPSPKVIQAATAEGFVGVVGDATRNDVLLRAEAERAKEIVIAAQRDDTAVLVTLTARQLNKRANIVASVREEENAPLLRQSGANAVITSSSAAGRLLGLSMLSPSVGQVMDDLITYGSGLDLIERPVTKAEVGMAPRDVSDLVVSIKRGHRLLGFDDPEAATLQFADRLIAIHRAGPDLPSGG
- a CDS encoding NAD(P)H-quinone oxidoreductase → MYAITIPEPGGPEALVWAEVADPEPAAGEVLVEVVASAVNRADLLQRQGFYDPPPGSSAYPGLECSGRISALGPGVSGWAVGDEVCALVTGGGYAQKVVVPVGQLLPVPKGVDLVSAAALPEVVCTVWSNVFMVGHLRPGETLLVHGGSSGIGTMAIQLAKAVGAKVAVTAGSAEKLEACRKLGADILVNYREQDFTELVRADVILDIMGAKYLERNVDALAVNGRLVIIGLQGGVKGELNLATMLVKRVAVVATSLRGRPLGEKAAIVAAVREHVWPLLEAGTVRPVVDRTIPITDAAEAHRVVEASAHIGKVVLTV